In one Candidatus Methanoperedens sp. genomic region, the following are encoded:
- a CDS encoding nucleotide sugar dehydrogenase, which translates to MKEENYHKNEQSYEANKIKTFISKSPLGDIYTFDLHVNSLKDEIDNFIKKNNCEKNVIIQGLGFVGSAMLTAVSSAKNKQGNPKYAVIGVDLPTPENYWKVGRINAGSLPIVSSDENLKEVFDRTFENGNIMATTNSYAYEVADIIVVDINLDVRKKSPGDVREPIVELENFKEAMRTIAQRMKPSCLIIIETTVPIGTCERIILPVIELEFNNRNLLNTSIKLAHSYERVMPGKNYLQSIISFYRVYSGVNEISKKKVREFLESFIDTNNYPLTELSSPTASELGKLLENSYRATNIAFIQEWTELAESVGVNLFEVIQAIKKRNTHNNIMLPGFGVGGYCLSKDPLFANWSIFNIFGLSRELNMSVEAVHINDLMTYHSFSLLRKNMGDIRDKKLLLMGVSYLADVADTRNSPSEIFYKECVKSGAFIFLHDPIVSYWPEIDLKVEKILDRMKNKEMDAIILAVKHEEYFNLTPNDFKDILKPNGLILDCNDLVDDEKGEQLRQLGFKLVGVGKGHWNIIKGNKYE; encoded by the coding sequence ATGAAAGAAGAAAATTATCACAAAAATGAGCAATCTTATGAAGCCAACAAAATTAAGACATTTATTTCTAAATCACCGTTAGGTGATATTTATACATTTGATTTACACGTAAATTCTTTAAAAGATGAAATAGACAATTTTATTAAGAAAAATAACTGTGAAAAAAATGTAATAATTCAAGGATTAGGTTTTGTCGGGTCTGCCATGTTAACTGCAGTTTCTTCTGCAAAAAATAAGCAGGGAAACCCTAAATATGCAGTAATCGGCGTAGATCTACCAACCCCTGAAAATTATTGGAAAGTGGGTAGAATTAATGCGGGATCACTCCCGATAGTCTCATCGGATGAAAACTTGAAAGAGGTTTTTGATAGAACTTTTGAAAATGGAAACATCATGGCAACTACAAATTCTTATGCTTACGAAGTAGCTGACATAATAGTTGTAGATATCAACCTGGATGTTAGGAAAAAGAGTCCTGGAGATGTAAGAGAACCAATTGTAGAACTTGAAAATTTTAAAGAAGCTATGCGTACAATAGCACAGAGGATGAAACCATCCTGTTTGATTATTATTGAAACAACAGTTCCTATAGGAACCTGTGAAAGGATTATACTGCCTGTCATAGAATTGGAATTTAATAACAGGAATTTATTGAATACCTCTATAAAACTAGCTCATTCTTATGAAAGAGTAATGCCCGGAAAAAATTATTTGCAAAGTATCATCTCCTTTTATCGAGTCTATTCTGGAGTAAATGAAATTTCCAAGAAAAAAGTGAGAGAATTTCTTGAAAGCTTCATCGACACTAATAATTATCCTTTAACTGAATTATCATCTCCGACAGCTTCTGAACTTGGAAAACTGCTGGAAAATAGTTATCGAGCAACTAACATAGCATTTATTCAAGAATGGACTGAATTAGCTGAATCAGTTGGAGTAAACCTTTTCGAAGTAATTCAGGCCATAAAAAAAAGGAATACTCACAATAACATAATGCTTCCAGGCTTTGGTGTTGGTGGATATTGCTTATCAAAAGATCCTCTGTTCGCTAACTGGTCTATTTTTAATATATTCGGACTGTCCAGAGAGTTAAATATGTCTGTTGAGGCCGTACATATCAATGATTTAATGACTTATCACTCATTTTCTTTGTTAAGAAAAAACATGGGTGATATCAGGGATAAAAAATTGTTGTTGATGGGGGTCTCATATTTAGCTGATGTGGCCGATACACGTAATTCTCCCAGTGAAATTTTCTACAAAGAGTGTGTGAAGTCTGGAGCATTTATATTTTTACATGATCCAATTGTAAGTTATTGGCCAGAAATTGATTTGAAAGTGGAAAAGATTTTAGATCGTATGAAAAATAAAGAGATGGATGCGATAATATTGGCGGTAAAGCATGAAGAATACTTTAATTTAACACCAAATGATTTTAAAGATATTCTCAAACCAAATGGGCTCATACTGGATTGTAATGATCTGGTAGATGATGAAAAAGGAGAACAATTGAGGCAACTCGGTTTTAAACTGGTTGGTGTCGGTAAAGGACATTGGAATATAATAAAAGGTAATAAATATGAGTAA
- a CDS encoding glycosyltransferase family 4 protein has protein sequence MKVAMLCQYPLHKMWGGPAVYIDRLAYHLSCIKDVDLHVITIGEEGKQFRRGNLNIHIVKIPKVLRVPFFIPFTTLILKHKVLKLDPDIVHAAQGTLPPYSLVAVLLKGRYPVLLTILGIISKEAEYNTNIGYRIGTFFNQPIEKYVISRIPNIIVEAPSIRDLICKNTNSNIYINPVGIDYDKIEDMHKYKGESNFDILYIGRLEKIKGVDILINSLYTVIKLIPGIKLYIVGSGSQAKNLKALARKLNLENNVKFLGFISEMEKYQKFKACKLVVVPSRWDCQPFALFDAAASGVPVIASDMSNPGIVDNGKTGFIFESENIEDLANKIITLLKNDKLREEMGNAAKEKAKQYDWNKIAERTVEIYREIIAKAKTKVMQH, from the coding sequence ATGAAAGTGGCAATGTTATGTCAATACCCTCTACACAAAATGTGGGGAGGCCCTGCGGTATATATCGATCGATTAGCGTATCATTTGTCATGCATCAAAGATGTTGATTTGCATGTAATAACGATTGGTGAAGAAGGAAAACAGTTCAGAAGAGGAAATCTGAACATTCATATAGTTAAAATTCCTAAAGTCCTTCGTGTTCCCTTTTTTATTCCTTTTACAACTCTGATTTTGAAACACAAAGTTCTAAAATTAGATCCAGATATTGTTCATGCTGCCCAAGGAACCCTACCGCCTTATTCGCTTGTAGCGGTTCTCTTAAAAGGTAGATATCCAGTTCTATTGACCATCCTTGGAATTATATCAAAAGAAGCTGAATATAATACAAATATTGGTTATCGTATTGGGACATTTTTTAACCAACCAATAGAAAAGTATGTTATTTCTCGCATTCCAAATATCATTGTAGAAGCACCATCTATCCGAGATTTAATTTGTAAGAATACAAATTCTAATATATATATTAATCCAGTTGGTATTGATTATGATAAAATAGAAGATATGCATAAATATAAAGGAGAATCTAATTTTGATATTTTATATATTGGTAGATTAGAAAAAATTAAGGGCGTGGATATATTAATTAACTCACTTTACACTGTTATTAAATTAATACCAGGCATCAAGCTATATATCGTAGGATCTGGTTCTCAGGCGAAAAATCTTAAGGCTCTTGCCCGGAAGTTAAATTTAGAAAATAACGTAAAGTTTTTGGGTTTTATTTCGGAAATGGAAAAGTACCAAAAATTTAAGGCTTGCAAACTTGTTGTTGTACCATCCCGATGGGACTGCCAGCCATTTGCGCTATTTGACGCTGCTGCATCAGGGGTACCTGTAATTGCATCTGATATGTCCAATCCTGGAATTGTTGATAACGGAAAGACAGGTTTTATATTTGAATCAGAAAATATTGAAGATTTGGCTAATAAAATAATAACATTATTAAAGAATGACAAATTAAGAGAAGAGATGGGAAATGCTGCAAAGGAAAAAGCAAAACAATATGATTGGAATAAAATCGCAGAAAGAACCGTTGAGATTTATAGGGAAATAATAGCTAAAGCAAAAACAAAAGTTATGCAACATTAG
- a CDS encoding glycosyltransferase, producing the protein MNKNELVSILLPTYNRANLLPQCIDSILAQSYPNWELIISDDASSDDTLAISQQYTEINPRIRYNKNFSRFGLPANRNVAISLSLGKIIFFIEDDLVVEKDCLKILVDTFEELVNSGENVGAIAPKLLLKNKDRFTKGPLSLDYKMTKNNYACIFDKKTGLMYRNFDISTDKIQEVPDVHACSLYLKDALQKVGGYEENAYKGNYTCEEVDLNFRIRKIGFKLYFQPKAVVYHYKAELGGVRLSSAYLTNYYMVRNHIIFIIRNFGIKSFYMVPSFLFHFADLIIKYYTSKMLSPQSQKEGV; encoded by the coding sequence ATGAACAAAAATGAACTTGTATCTATCCTTCTTCCTACTTACAACCGGGCAAACCTATTGCCCCAATGCATAGATTCAATTTTAGCACAATCATACCCGAATTGGGAGCTTATTATTTCCGATGATGCATCTTCTGACGATACATTGGCAATTTCACAACAGTATACCGAAATAAATCCGAGAATTCGTTATAACAAGAATTTTTCACGTTTCGGACTTCCTGCTAATAGAAATGTGGCAATATCACTATCCTTGGGCAAAATTATATTTTTTATTGAGGACGACCTTGTTGTGGAAAAGGATTGCTTGAAAATATTGGTGGATACATTCGAAGAGCTTGTTAATAGTGGGGAGAATGTTGGTGCTATTGCTCCTAAACTTCTACTAAAGAATAAAGACCGATTTACCAAAGGACCATTAAGTCTCGATTATAAAATGACCAAGAATAACTATGCATGTATATTTGATAAGAAAACAGGGTTGATGTATCGCAATTTTGATATTTCTACAGATAAAATTCAGGAAGTTCCAGACGTTCATGCATGTTCATTATATCTTAAAGATGCGCTCCAAAAAGTAGGTGGATATGAGGAGAATGCATACAAGGGAAATTACACATGCGAAGAAGTAGATCTTAATTTCAGGATAAGAAAAATAGGATTTAAATTGTACTTCCAGCCAAAGGCAGTGGTATATCATTATAAAGCAGAGCTTGGCGGAGTTAGACTTTCTTCAGCATACCTCACGAATTATTACATGGTTAGAAACCATATTATTTTTATAATAAGAAACTTTGGAATCAAATCATTTTACATGGTTCCATCTTTTTTGTTTCACTTTGCTGATCTTATAATTAAGTATTATACTTCAAAAATGCTATCCCCGCAATCGCAAAAAGAGGGGGTTTAG
- a CDS encoding class I SAM-dependent methyltransferase, whose protein sequence is MFEKYGDGNIKGPIDYDELHKQYSYCLNLNAKKMNKVSLKIEGGDILCDIGVGTGELIDRITDRFNFVYGVDTDDNAVVFCSKRFSDYKNILIIKRDIIEPNEEFRNLEFDYITALDVLEHLDPDIANRYLTKIYTLLKRGGRFIFTAPNWYDIIGIKLGHSKLHKFSHSSYGWSRMIKRSGLKIKSIESVEFPLLNDNEFLAKHFHIFGKCPLIVAEKV, encoded by the coding sequence ATGTTCGAAAAATATGGAGATGGTAATATAAAAGGTCCAATTGATTATGATGAATTGCATAAACAATACTCTTATTGTCTAAATTTAAATGCAAAAAAAATGAATAAAGTTTCTCTGAAAATTGAAGGTGGTGATATATTATGCGATATCGGTGTCGGGACAGGCGAGTTAATTGATCGTATCACAGATAGGTTCAATTTTGTGTATGGTGTGGACACAGATGACAATGCTGTAGTTTTCTGTTCTAAGAGATTCTCCGACTATAAGAATATCTTGATTATTAAGAGGGATATCATAGAACCAAATGAAGAATTTAGAAATTTAGAATTTGATTATATTACAGCTCTGGATGTTCTAGAGCATTTAGACCCTGATATTGCTAATAGATATTTAACAAAAATATATACGCTACTAAAAAGAGGAGGAAGATTTATTTTTACAGCACCAAATTGGTATGATATAATTGGGATAAAACTTGGACACTCAAAACTTCATAAATTTTCACATAGTTCATATGGCTGGAGCCGTATGATAAAGCGGTCTGGGTTAAAAATAAAATCCATTGAATCTGTAGAGTTTCCTCTTTTAAATGATAATGAATTTTTGGCAAAACATTTTCACATATTTGGAAAGTGCCCATTAATAGTAGCGGAGAAAGTTTAA
- a CDS encoding glycosyltransferase, with protein MGTSSWDFSRLIIEMDYIAGKIDEKVIMQISNTKYIPENAEYFRFTSNEEIEKLFENSRVIVSHAGVGCIISALKHNKLNIVVPRRKQFKEHFDDHQMDIAKELEKEGILIIVENIKDLEQKLKNIEEYSSIKQKENKLIYELKKYIRNLNVIE; from the coding sequence GTGGGAACAAGTTCATGGGACTTTTCTAGACTTATTATAGAAATGGATTACATTGCAGGAAAAATAGATGAGAAGGTAATAATGCAAATCAGCAATACAAAATATATTCCTGAAAATGCAGAATATTTTAGATTTACTTCTAATGAAGAAATTGAGAAATTATTTGAAAACTCAAGGGTAATAGTATCTCATGCTGGTGTTGGATGTATAATTTCTGCATTGAAACATAATAAATTAAATATTGTTGTACCTCGAAGAAAACAATTTAAAGAACATTTTGATGATCATCAAATGGATATTGCAAAAGAATTGGAGAAAGAGGGGATTTTAATAATAGTCGAAAACATAAAAGATTTAGAACAAAAATTGAAAAATATTGAAGAATATTCCTCTATTAAACAAAAAGAAAATAAATTAATATATGAACTAAAAAAATATATACGTAATCTTAATGTGATTGAATGA
- a CDS encoding class I SAM-dependent methyltransferase, with the protein MKKEIQYANDEISYHKNAFEIMGLKYRTNPWDEKKILRVLKFLGVFEINAQRVLDFGCGTAAFTPYLKRSFDSVIGLDITYSNVKIAKNIDKNCEYICGDGINLPFEDESMDAVFCGAILHHFSDITEPIKEINRVLKQSGILFAVEGNEWNPLAFVQYRAKFGKSWKTRGHRPLNYLYVKRRFSKCGFTVRNINGISFAPSNPKGIWKLIKKMEPLIESSPLVNLLGGSLLVTAEKVGQV; encoded by the coding sequence ATGAAAAAAGAAATCCAATATGCTAATGACGAAATTTCATATCATAAAAATGCATTTGAAATTATGGGTTTAAAATATCGAACTAATCCATGGGATGAAAAAAAAATCTTAAGAGTTCTTAAGTTCTTGGGTGTCTTTGAAATAAATGCACAACGTGTTTTAGACTTTGGATGTGGAACTGCTGCATTTACACCATATCTCAAAAGATCATTCGATAGTGTTATTGGGTTAGATATTACATACAGCAATGTCAAAATCGCCAAGAATATAGATAAAAATTGTGAATATATTTGTGGGGATGGAATTAATCTACCTTTTGAGGATGAATCAATGGATGCAGTATTTTGTGGGGCAATATTACATCATTTTTCAGACATCACAGAACCCATCAAAGAGATAAATAGGGTTTTGAAACAAAGTGGAATTTTGTTCGCAGTGGAGGGAAATGAATGGAATCCTTTGGCTTTTGTGCAATATAGAGCAAAGTTTGGAAAGAGCTGGAAGACAAGAGGGCATCGCCCGTTAAATTATCTATATGTGAAGCGAAGATTTTCTAAGTGCGGTTTTACTGTTAGGAATATAAATGGAATAAGTTTTGCTCCATCAAATCCGAAAGGAATCTGGAAACTTATAAAAAAGATGGAACCATTAATTGAATCGAGTCCTTTAGTAAACCTACTTGGTGGTAGTTTGTTAGTAACAGCCGAAAAGGTTGGCCAAGTATGA
- a CDS encoding glycosyltransferase family 4 protein has protein sequence MKIGYFVTKFPYSQQHKDYVYGGSSLAAYYLSAEMAKRGHEVNVFTTSINSDDSIDKNENVTIYRYGTNFRIHTSNISFGMFKKPMDHNVDIIHTHFDIPPGPLAGLRYAKKNKNPFIVTYHGDWVESYGGLIRRVGVAFHNKYLVDKVLSYADAIISPSEYYINESKFLRKYREKIVVIPNGINYRDFNISYSKEDCRKKLCLPLNKKILLFFGYLSPYKGPEVLLKAMPKIIKNVSDVELVFAGKGVMHDELEILSKKIRVEKNVRFVGFVEDGLKPLYYKAADVFILPSTMNTESFGIVNLEAMACGVPIVASNIGGIPDIVKDGENGLLVQPKNTEALANAIIYLLENEDMKKKLGLNGKMKVKNYSWEKIAEKTEAIYVQSNQNTTTKGVK, from the coding sequence ATGAAGATTGGCTATTTTGTCACAAAGTTTCCATACAGCCAACAGCATAAGGACTATGTATACGGTGGTTCTTCTCTGGCAGCATATTATCTATCTGCTGAGATGGCCAAGCGAGGTCATGAAGTCAATGTGTTCACTACTTCAATTAATTCTGATGATTCAATCGACAAAAATGAAAACGTGACAATTTATCGTTATGGTACAAATTTCAGGATACATACCTCTAATATCTCATTCGGAATGTTCAAAAAACCTATGGATCATAATGTGGATATCATTCATACACATTTTGATATTCCACCAGGACCTTTAGCAGGTTTAAGATATGCAAAGAAAAATAAAAATCCATTCATAGTTACATATCATGGCGATTGGGTGGAAAGTTATGGTGGACTTATTCGCAGAGTAGGTGTAGCCTTTCATAATAAATATCTGGTTGATAAGGTTTTAAGCTATGCGGATGCTATCATTTCTCCTTCAGAATATTATATTAATGAATCGAAGTTCTTGAGAAAGTACAGGGAAAAAATCGTTGTGATCCCAAACGGGATAAATTATAGGGATTTTAATATTTCTTATTCGAAAGAAGATTGCAGAAAGAAATTGTGTCTTCCTCTTAATAAAAAAATATTGTTATTCTTTGGTTATCTATCTCCATATAAAGGTCCAGAAGTGCTTTTAAAGGCGATGCCAAAGATCATAAAAAATGTGTCCGATGTTGAGTTGGTATTTGCTGGAAAAGGTGTGATGCATGATGAACTTGAGATCCTATCAAAAAAAATAAGGGTTGAAAAAAATGTTAGATTTGTGGGATTTGTCGAAGATGGTTTGAAGCCATTATATTATAAGGCAGCGGATGTGTTTATACTCCCTTCAACAATGAATACCGAAAGTTTTGGCATTGTAAATTTAGAGGCAATGGCATGTGGTGTTCCGATTGTAGCATCAAATATTGGTGGAATACCAGATATTGTTAAGGACGGAGAAAATGGTTTATTGGTTCAACCAAAAAACACAGAGGCATTAGCTAATGCTATAATTTACTTGTTAGAGAATGAAGATATGAAAAAAAAATTGGGACTAAATGGGAAAATGAAAGTTAAGAATTATTCTTGGGAGAAAATTGCTGAAAAGACAGAGGCGATATATGTACAATCCAATCAAAATACGACAACAAAAGGTGTTAAATGA
- a CDS encoding radical SAM protein: MKIYMLNPPFVPRYSRNSRWAARCRGGALYYPIWLSYATGVLEKEGHKVRLVDAPAWGWNLENVKEDVKKFKPDLVVADSNFQSLSNDIEVTKTITSEVESISVLVGPPVSQFQERILDAGVDIAARFEYDYTIRDIAEILEKGSSLELVKGISYKSNNKIIHNLNRNFSISEELEEIPFVSKIYIEHLNIKDYFLGHTLYPMVQIFTGRGCPNQCTFCSWPETLMGRKHRVRSVENVVDEIEYISKEVHEVKEIFFEDDTFTISKKRIKEICGEIKRRKLDIAWSCNSKANLDYDSMKIMKETGCRLLDVGYESGSDEILRNIKKGITTDDSRKFTKDAKKAGLMILADFIFGMQGETKETADKTIKFVKEIKPNIAQFSIATPMPGTEFYNWVKENNFLLVDDLEESLDKDGFQKCIVSYPDFTKEDIENYVDRGLKEYYLTTSYIPIAMGNVLRKNGLHELNGMIKSAKFFFKYMGRKK; encoded by the coding sequence ATGAAAATATATATGTTAAATCCCCCATTTGTTCCACGTTATAGCAGAAATTCGAGATGGGCTGCAAGATGCAGAGGCGGTGCTTTATATTATCCTATCTGGTTATCCTATGCTACCGGGGTTCTTGAAAAAGAAGGTCATAAAGTCCGTCTTGTGGATGCACCTGCTTGGGGATGGAACTTAGAAAATGTGAAAGAAGATGTTAAAAAATTTAAACCAGATTTAGTAGTGGCGGACAGTAATTTTCAAAGCCTTAGTAATGATATAGAAGTCACAAAAACAATAACCTCCGAGGTTGAATCAATTTCAGTGTTGGTCGGTCCCCCAGTTTCTCAGTTTCAAGAACGAATATTAGACGCGGGTGTGGATATTGCAGCAAGATTTGAATATGATTACACCATCAGGGATATTGCTGAAATATTAGAAAAAGGAAGTAGTTTAGAGCTTGTCAAAGGAATTTCATATAAGTCGAATAACAAGATTATACACAATTTAAATAGAAACTTTAGCATATCTGAAGAACTCGAAGAAATTCCTTTTGTTTCAAAAATATACATAGAGCATCTTAATATAAAAGACTATTTCTTAGGTCATACACTTTATCCAATGGTTCAGATATTTACAGGGAGGGGATGCCCAAATCAATGCACGTTCTGTTCATGGCCAGAGACCTTAATGGGCAGAAAACATAGAGTTAGAAGTGTTGAGAATGTGGTGGATGAGATTGAATATATTAGTAAAGAAGTCCACGAAGTGAAAGAGATATTCTTCGAGGATGATACATTTACAATAAGTAAAAAACGGATAAAAGAAATTTGCGGCGAAATTAAACGAAGGAAACTTGATATCGCATGGTCGTGCAATTCAAAGGCAAACCTCGATTACGATTCCATGAAAATAATGAAAGAAACTGGTTGTAGGCTATTGGATGTGGGATATGAATCCGGAAGCGACGAGATACTACGAAATATAAAGAAAGGAATTACAACCGATGATAGCAGAAAATTTACAAAAGATGCTAAAAAGGCTGGGCTAATGATTCTGGCAGATTTTATCTTTGGCATGCAAGGGGAGACAAAAGAAACTGCAGACAAGACTATAAAATTTGTTAAAGAAATTAAACCAAATATCGCTCAATTTTCGATAGCAACACCGATGCCGGGAACAGAGTTCTATAATTGGGTTAAAGAGAATAATTTTTTATTGGTTGATGATCTAGAGGAATCTCTTGATAAGGATGGATTCCAGAAATGTATTGTATCGTATCCTGATTTTACGAAGGAAGATATAGAAAATTATGTGGATCGAGGGCTGAAGGAATATTATTTAACCACTTCATATATACCGATAGCGATGGGTAATGTGTTGCGAAAGAACGGATTGCATGAATTGAATGGGATGATTAAGTCGGCAAAATTTTTTTTCAAATATATGGGAAGAAAAAAATGA